The following coding sequences are from one Panicum hallii strain FIL2 chromosome 5, PHallii_v3.1, whole genome shotgun sequence window:
- the LOC112891643 gene encoding E3 ubiquitin-protein ligase WAV3-like — MASSSGSQCEACRGGIGLWQEAFTSECAHTFHLRCVSGSAACPVCAARWSDAPATGPAPAPATPFSFASIPPPSTGLFGQLPSSTPNPFSSSSTPNPAPANAFSFATPPPSSTGLFGQTAAAAANSSSQTCLFGQTSPSTTQNPFSFSFSGPQPASPPSPLSTGRSLFGQQTQSTLNPFWLDSAPPAMRTPSCAVCHGATGRGQATVTSECDHTFHLRCFSGSVCPVCGARWRYEVTVAQSPPLNPTSSPPRPPLFQPPAANTSTPFRFNPFPWPSASGISFGPQPPSSDTARPVPVFNDDEPVERPLDGRDTAQETASNRVLVLKTHCEHPAVARDSALDNLAVLVHAKGPAAAAEASERAPLDLVTVLDVSGSMSGPKLELLKKSMGFVIDHLGPSDRLSIVIFSSNARRIIRLTRMSDGGKVSAKRAVESLAATSTTNIGDGLRVAAEVLDGRRHRNPIASVILLSDGEDNHTLGGFFSAAGCSKSYNDLVPLSLRRSNDHRCPPVHTFGFGMDHDAAAMHAIAEATGGTFSFIQNQAVLQDSFAQCIGGLLSVAVQEARVDVECLHPGVRVRTVKSGRYESHVVADGRAASVDVGELYADEERRFLLFLDVPVAAGDGAAEDGGVTPLIKVSSTYKDAATGRSVDVACEDASVRRPVVVADMEPCVEVAWELFRVEAAEDIAAARAAAERGEHAKAARILDRRQEASAAAGLAGDERCAELVAELRELSARVADRREYEQTGRACLLAGMSSHAQQRASTVQLFASAAPSASPFGATTGCLPGASMGSPFGGFGQLQGSPFGFGASTGASSSSPFGELPVFSTAAPAPAPRFGFSFATPAMQSMVESSRKAREQQQSEPGGSLFGPK, encoded by the coding sequence ATGgcgagcagcagcggcagccAGTGCGAGGCCTGCCGCGGCGGCATTGGCCTCTGGCAGGAGGCGTTCACGTCGGAGTGCGCCCACACGTTCCACCTCCGCTGCGTCTCCGGGAGCGCCGCGTGCCCGGTCTGCGCCGCGCGGTGGAGCGACGCGCCGGCCACGGGCCCCGCCCCGGCGCCGGCCACCCCCTTCTCCTTCGCGTCGATTCCGCCTCCGTCGACGGGCCTGTTTGGGCAGCTGCCGTCGTCGACGCCGAACCCcttctcgtcgtcgtcgacacCGAACCCGGCGCCTGCCAACGCCTTCTCCTTCGCAACGCCTCCGCCATCGTCGACGGGCCTGTTTGGACagacggccgcggcggcggcgaactcGTCCTCCCAGACATGCCTGTTTGGGCAGACGTCGCCGTCGACGACTCAGAACCCCTTCTCCTTCAGCTTCTCTGGACCGCAGCCGGCAtctccgccgtcgccgctgtCCACCGGGAGGAGCCTGTTTGGCCAGCAGACACAGTCGACGCTAAACCCCTTCTGGCTCGACTCCGCGCCGCCAGCAATGCGGACGCCGTCGTGCGCAGTCTGCCACGGCGCCACGGGCCGCGGCCAGGCCACCGTCACATCCGAGTGCGACCACACGTTCCACCTCCGCTGCTTCTCGGGCAGCGTGTGCCCTGTCTGCGGCGCGCGGTGGCGCTACGAGGTGACCGTGGCGCAGTCGCCGCCACTCAACCCCACTTCCTCGCCGCCACGACCGCCCTTATTTCAGCCACCTGCCGCAAACACTTCCACGCCCTTCAGGTTCAACCCCTTTCCCTGGCCATCCGCGTCGGGCATATCTTTCGGGCCGCAACCGCCTTCGTCGGACACGGCGCGCCCCGTCCCCGTGTTCAACGACGACGAACCCGTGGAGCGGCCACTCGACGGCCGGGACACCGCCCAGGAAACAGCGAGCAATCGAGTACTCGTCCTGAAGACGCACTGCGAGCACCCGGCTGTCGCCAGAGACTCGGCCCTAGACAACTTAGCGGTGCTGGTGCACGCCAAGggccccgccgcggccgccgaggCATCGGAGCGCGCGCCGCTCGACCTCGTCACCGTACTCGACGTCAGCGGCAGCATGTCTGGCCCCAAGCTGGAGCTACTGAAGAAGTCCATGGGCTTCGTCATCGACCACCTCGGCCCTAGCGACCGGCTCAGCATCGTGATCTTCTCGTCCAACGCTCGCCGCATCATCCGGCTCACACGCATGTCGGACGGGGGGAAGGTCTCAGCCAAGAGGGCCGTGGAGTCCCTCGCCGCCACCAGCACCACGAACATTGGAGATGGGCTCCGGGTCGCCGCTGAGGTGCTTGACGGCCGCCGCCACAGGAACCCCATCGCGAGCGTTATCCTTCTCTCGGACGGCGAGGACAACCATACTCTTGGCGGTTTCTTTTCAGCTGCTGGTTGCTCCAAGAGCTATAACGACCTCGTGCCATTGTCCCTGAGGCGCAGCAACGACCACCGGTGCCCGCCGGTCCACACGTTCGGGTTCGGCATGGaccacgacgcggcggcgatgCACGCCATCGCGGAGGCGACGGGTGGCACATTCTCCTTCATCCAGAACCAGGCGGTGCTGCAGGACTCGTTCGCGCAGTGCATCGGCGGGCTCCTCTCGGTCGCGGTGCAGGAGGCGCGCGTCGACGTGGAGTGCCTGCACCCTGGCGTGCGCGTCCGGACGGTCAAGTCCGGGCGCTACGAGAGCCACGTCGTCGCGGACGGCCGCGCCGCTTCGGTGGACGTCGGCGAGCTGTACGCGGACGAGGAGAGGCGCTTCCTGCTTTTCCTGGACGTGCCCGTCGCGGCCGGGGATGGCGCGGCTGAAGACGGCGGCGTCACCCCTCTGATCAAAGTGAGCAGCACTTACAAGGACGCGGCAACCGGGCGGTCGGTGGACGTTGCCTGCGAGGACGCCTCGGTGCGGaggccggtggtggtggcggacaTGGAGCCGTGCGTGGAGGTCGCGTGGGAGCTGTTCCGCGTGGAAGCGGCCGAGGACatcgcggcggcgcgggccgcGGCGGAGCGCGGCGAGCACGCGAAGGCGGCGCGGATACTGGACCGCCGGCAGGAGGCCTCGGCGGCCGCCGGgctggccggcgacgagcgGTGCGCGGAGCTGGTGGCGGAGCTGCGCGAACTGAGCGCGCGAGTCGCGGACCGGCGCGAGTACGAGCAGACGGGGCGCGCGTGCCTGCTTGCCGGCATGAGCTCGCACGCGCAGCAGCGTGCGTCCACGGTGCAGCTCTTCGCGTCCGCCGCGCCCTCGGCATCGCCGTTCGGGGCGACGACGGGATGCTTGCCCGGGGCAAGTATGGGATCACCGTTCGGGGGTTTCGGCCAGCTACAAGGATCACCTTTCGGTTTCGGGGCCTCGACTGGTGCATCATCGTCAAGTCCGTTCGGGGAGCTGCCCGTGTTCAGCacagcggcgccggcgccggcgccgagaTTCGGGTTCAGCTTCGCGACACCGGCGATGCAGAGCATGGTGGAATCGTCGAGGAAGGCACGCGAGCAGCAGCAGTCCGAGCCGGGTGGCAGTCTCTTTGGTCCCAAGTAG